The Desulfovibrio sp. DNA window GTATGACCCCCGAAGTGGTGAAAGAAAACGTTGAGTTCATCGACGAGGACTACACCGAAATCACCGGCATCGGCATCCACACCCCCTTCGACGTGCAGGGTGCGGATATCATGCTGCTGCACAACGCTGGCGAAGTCATGGCCTGGCCTGAAAACATCGCCGCCTTCTCGCTGATCTTCCAGGAAGCTGGTCTTTCCTGGACCCTCTCGAGCAAGGCCCTTGCGTACGACGGCGTTAACTACGGCGTGTTCTACGACGACGCCCAGACCGCCCGTATCGCCCTGCAGCACATGATGGCCGCCAAAGAACTTGGCGTTAAGAAGATCGTCATCGGTGAATGCGGCCACGCCCACAAGGCCCTGACCGTTATCGCCGACCGCGTTATTCCCTTTGAGTATCAGGTACCGCGCGAAAGCTGCTACGTGACCCTGCACGACATCGTCATGTCGGGCCGCCTCAAGCTTGATCCTTCGCGCAACAACTTCCCCGTGACCCTGCACGACCCCTGCAACATCGTGCGCCTCATGGGTATTGTTGAACCCCAGCGCGAAATCGTGCGCAAGATTGCGCCCCTGTTCCGCGAAATGCCCTGCCACGGCGTGGACAACTACTGCTGCGGCGGCGGCTCCGGCTTCGCCATTATGACCCGTAACAACATCGAACAATGGCGCGGCAACATCTCTGGCCGTAAAAAGATGTGGCAGATCAGCGAAGCCTTCAAGGATTGCCTTGGACCGGAAACCCGCAAGTACATCTGCGCTCCCTGCTCCAACTGCAAGGGCCAGATCCGCGAAGTTCTGGAACACAACGATCTGTACACCAAGAATAACTTCGCATACGGCGGCCTGGTGGAACTGATCGTCAACGCCATGGTCAACGTGAACCCCGGGTTCATCAAGTTTGAAGGCGAAGAAGAATAGTTTCCTGACCGTGGGATAAATACAAAAAGGGGCGCAAGCCCCTTTTTGTATTTATGAGCGTTGCCAACGGCAGCGTGAACAGAAACCAGAAGCAGACCGCGGATTGACCGCCCCGCCGCGCACTCCCAAACACCCACTCGTTCACTTTCTTGCAGGCACCACCCTGGCGCCGCACGAAAGCCAGATTCCCGCCATCACGCAGGCCAACCCAGCCAGATGCGTCCACAAG harbors:
- a CDS encoding (Fe-S)-binding protein: MKDNLQLKDVSTAEGQMVSIDLKDIPELPVDMHTMPWKPFTDEQKQNTACILDDVCVLNIPMPKNKEEEEELVNKFLNGMRKLFTKENNWTFLPMLETSMDYCAQCNSCSEACHLYEMSGRNEMYRPNFRSEIFRRIYKQYVKKEPLAKWRYGDIGLNWKTVARLGELAYRCNLCRRCAQTCPIGVDNALLAREIRKLFSQELGIYPRELHEKGTINQMKCGSSTGMTPEVVKENVEFIDEDYTEITGIGIHTPFDVQGADIMLLHNAGEVMAWPENIAAFSLIFQEAGLSWTLSSKALAYDGVNYGVFYDDAQTARIALQHMMAAKELGVKKIVIGECGHAHKALTVIADRVIPFEYQVPRESCYVTLHDIVMSGRLKLDPSRNNFPVTLHDPCNIVRLMGIVEPQREIVRKIAPLFREMPCHGVDNYCCGGGSGFAIMTRNNIEQWRGNISGRKKMWQISEAFKDCLGPETRKYICAPCSNCKGQIREVLEHNDLYTKNNFAYGGLVELIVNAMVNVNPGFIKFEGEEE